The Primulina eburnea isolate SZY01 chromosome 6, ASM2296580v1, whole genome shotgun sequence genome contains a region encoding:
- the LOC140834926 gene encoding serine/threonine protein phosphatase 2A 55 kDa regulatory subunit B beta isoform-like, translating to MNGGDGGEAAAATAGPPAPLEWKFSQVFGERTAGEEVQEVDIISAIEFDKTGNHLATGDRGGRVVLFERTDTKEHGRNRKDLEKMDYPISRHPEFRYKTEFQSHEPEFDYLKSLEIEEKINKIRWCQTANGAVFLLSTNDKTIKFWKVQEKKVKKISELNVDPSKVCCAASSSDSSSHKQHLSNGSYSDRYYNFPRNDGLSLPSDSIQSLRLPMITSAESSLVARCRRVYAHAHDYHINSISNNSDCETFISADDLRINLWNLEISSQSFNIVDVKPANMEDLTEVITSAEFHPTHCNMLAYSSSKGSIRLIDLRQSALCDSHSKLFEEQEAPGSRSFFTEIIASISDIKFAKDGRHILSRDYMTLKLWDINMDSGPVATFQVHEYLRPKLCDLYENDSIFDKFECCLSGDGLRVATGSYSNLFRMFGCSAGSTEATTLEASKNPMRRQIQTPSRPARSLSSSITRVVRRGSESPGVDSNGNSFDFTTKLLHLAWHPSENSIACAAANSLYMYYA from the exons ATGAACGGTGGTGATGGTGGAGAGGCAGCGGCAGCTACGGCGGGTCCACCAGCGCCGCTGGAATGGAAATTTTCTCAGGTATTTGGGGAGAGGACGGCTGGCGAAGAAGTGCAAGAAG TCGATATAATATCTGCAATTGAGTTTGACAAAACTGGCAACCACCTTGCTACTGGTGACCGCGGTGGAAGGGTGGTTTTATTTGAAAGGACCGATACCAAAGAG CATGGAAGAAATCGAAAAGATTTAGAGAAGATGGACTACCCAATAAGTCGACATCCAGAGTTTCGTTACAAAACTGAATTTCAGAGCCATGAACCAGAG TTTGATTATCTGAAGAGTTTGGAAATTGAGGAGAAGATCAATAAGATACGCTGGTGCCAAACAGCTAATGGAGCCGTCTTTCTTTTGTCCACTAATGACAAAACCATTAAGTTTTGGAAG GTCCAAGAAAAGAAAGTTAAGAAAATTTCTGAATTGAATGTTGATCCTTCTAAAGTTTGCTGTGCTGCAAGTTCTAGTGATTCTTCTAGTCATAAGCAGCATCTTTCTAATGGGAGCTATTCAGATCGATATTACAACTTTCCAAGAAATGACGGACTGTCCTTGCCTTCTGACAGCATCCAGTCTCTGAGATTACCTATG ATTACAAGTGCTGAGAGCAGTCTCGTCGCAAGATGTAGGAGAGTTTATGCTCATGCCCATGACTACCACATCAATTCGATCTCAAATAACag TGATTGTGAAACATTTATATCAGCTGATGATCTGAGAATCAATCTCTGGAACTTGGAAATAAGCAGTCAGAGCTTCAATATTGTTGATGTGAAGCCAGCAAATATGGAGGACCTAACCG AGGTGATAACATCAGCAGAATTCCATCCTACTCATTGTAATATGTTAGCATATAGTAGTTCAAAAGGATCCATTCGTCTTATCGATCTGCGGCAATCAGCTTTGTGTGATTCACATTCTAAACT ATTTGAGGAGCAGGAGGCGCCTGGATCGAGGTCATTTTTCACTGAGATCATTGCTTCAATATCAGATATTAAGTTTGCCAAGGATGGAAGACATATACTTAGTCGTGATTACATGACCCTAAAG CTGTGGGATATCAATATGGATTCTGGCCCAGTAGCAACTTTCCAGGTTCATGAATATTTAAGACCCAAG CTCTGCGACTTGTATGAAAATGATTCTATTTTCGATAAATTTGAATGTTGCCTCAGCGGTGACGGTCTTCGGGTGGCAACCGGTTCTTACAG CAATCTGTTCCGCATGTTTGGTTGTAGTGCGGGCAGCACTGAAGCAACCACTTTAGAAGCTAGCAAAAACCCAATGAG AAGGCAGATTCAAACCCCTTCAAGACCTGCCAGATCACTGAGCAGCAGCATTACTCGAGTTGTTAGACGAG GCTCAGAAAGTCCTGGAGTTGACTCCAATGGAAATTCGTTCGATTTCACTACAAAGCTGCTTCACCTTGCATGGCACCCATCAGAAAACTCAATAGCCTGTGCTGCTGCGAATAGCCTGTACATGTACTATGCATAA
- the LOC140833590 gene encoding uncharacterized protein — translation MQDPSLYSQIRSMIQPQPRFPDQEHLKCPRCYSANTKFCYYNNYNLSQPRHFCKSCKRYWTKGGALRNIPVGGGSRKNTKRSSSSAAASHNHQRKRPATSASNNNSKIHDASEIKELLRLEGDNCVGQFANSMEVSGGFSSLFPMGRQFGSFLDGTNGSSLQFKDHFGDSGPGHNMDHQFGMESVNDSKNGNGSFLVNGRNGLWLA, via the coding sequence ATGCAAGACCCATCACTGTATTCTCAGATCAGATCAATGATACAGCCGCAGCCACGATTCCCAGATCAAGAACACTTGAAGTGTCCAAGGTGTTATTCCGCAAACACGAAGTTTTGCTACTACAATAACTATAATCTCTCTCAGCCACGCCACTTTTGCAAGAGCTGTAAAAGGTACTGGACTAAAGGCGGCGCGTTAAGGAACATCCCTGTCGGCGGCGGCTCCAGGAAGAACACCAAGCGTAGCTCCTCCTCCGCTGCCGCCTCACACAACCATCAGAGAAAACGCCCTGCAACATCAGCATCTAATAATAACAGCAAAATACACGATGCATCAGAAATTAAAGAGCTATTGCGTCTCGAGGGGGATAACTGCGTGGGGCAATTTGCTAACTCGATGGAAGTGAGTGGGGGTTTCAGCTCCCTGTTCCCAATGGGTAGGCAATTTGGTAGTTTTCTTGATGGAACCAATGGGTCAAGCTTGCAGTTCAAGGACCATTTTGGAGATTCGGGTCCGGGTCATAACATGGATCATCAATTTGGGATGGAAAGTGTGAATGATAGTAAGAATGGTAATGGTAGCTTCTTGGTTAATGGTCGCAATGGATTATGGCTCGCATGA